A region from the Pithys albifrons albifrons isolate INPA30051 chromosome Z, PitAlb_v1, whole genome shotgun sequence genome encodes:
- the LYSMD3 gene encoding LOW QUALITY PROTEIN: lysM and putative peptidoglycan-binding domain-containing protein 3 (The sequence of the model RefSeq protein was modified relative to this genomic sequence to represent the inferred CDS: deleted 1 base in 1 codon), which translates to MAGRAPGTVPLAPAVAQPASGGHLCPLGSAESDGPEEEGELSELRPRGREKVRRSASRDRLDDIVLLTKDIGEGDTLNAIALQFCCSVADIKRVNNLINDQDFFALRSVKIPVKKFSILTETHVSPKGRPVPRPALCSPEVQETLLSDKFSANETAGNFLKEVDRDIEEIVKCNDTKRENLNEVVSALAAQQICFETDGKTKKSKDPYYGADWGIGWWTAVVIMLIIGIVTPVFYLLYYEVLVKADVSHHSAMESSHLFVTAVSRQKQIENGINPVNIINVDNQGDFQHNNGKPQTTVIHRHIT; encoded by the exons ATGGCCGGCAGGGCCCCAGGCACCGTCCCGCTCGCGCCCGCCGTGGCGCAGCCGGCCTCCGGCGGCCACCTGTGTCCCCTAGGCAGCGCGGAGAGCGACGGCCCGGAGGAGGAGGGCGAGTTGTCGGAGCTGCGGCCGCGGGGCAGGGAGAAGGTCCGGCGCAGCGCTTCGAGGGACAGGCTGGATGACATCGTGCTGCTGACGAAGGACATCGGCGAGGGGGACACGCTGAACGCCATCGCgctgcagttctgctgctcg gTTGCAGATATCAAGAGAGTTAACAATCTTATCAACGATCAAGATTTCTTTGCCCTGAGGTCTGTCAAAATTCCAGTGAAAAAGTTCAGTATCCTGACTGAAACACACGTCTCTCCAAAAGGACGACCAGTCCCTCGGCCTGCTCTCTGTTCCCCGGAAGTACAGGAAACTTTACTTTCTGATAAATTCTCTGCTAATGAGACTGCTGGCAACTTCTTAAAAGAAGTGGATCGAGATATAGAAGAAATAGTGAAGTGTAATGATACAAAGAGAGAGAATCTTAATGAAGTTGTTTCTGCTTTAGCTGCCCAACAGATCTGTTTTGAAACTGATGGTAAAACTAAAAAAAGCAAGGATCCTTACTATGGAGCAGACTGGGGTATAGGATGGTGGACAGCGGTAGTGATAATGTTGATTATTGGCATAGTAACTCCAGTTTTTTATCTCCTGTATTATGAAGTTCTAGTAAAAGCAGATGTCAGTCACCATTCTGCAATGGAATCCTCACATTTGTTTGTTACAGCAGTATCACGTCAGAAACAAATAGAAAATGGAATAAATCCAGTGAATATTATAAATGTTGATAATCAAGGAGACTTTCAGCAT AACAAtggaaaaccccaaacaactgtTATTCATAGACACATAACATAG